The genome window ATTTGTTTAAAATTGAAAGGAACGGACTATTATTCAGGACCAGCAGCTAAAGCATATATGAATGAACGGATTTTTTATGAAGCAGGAGTAAAAATTAATTATTTTGATTATTCAGGATATCCTGAATATCAACAGCCATATCCACCATTTGATCATGGAGTATCTGTTTTGGATTTGATTTTTTGCGAAGGGAAAAATGCTGCTAATTTTTTAAAATTTTCTTTTAATGAATAAAATAGAAGACCAGATAAAAGGGTATTATTCATCAAAAATTAAACAGTTTGGAGCTACCCCTCAAGGCGTTGATTGGAATTCAGTTGAATCTCAAGAATTGAGGTTTGAAGTACTTTCTAGTTTAATAAATAATCAAGATCATTTTTCGATTCTTGATTATGGTTGTGGTTTTGGTTCGATGTTAACTTATTTTGAAACTAAATATCAATCTTTCGAATATATTGGATTTGATGTGTCAGAAGATATGATTACTGTCGCATTAAATAAATTTTCTACGAAACAAAATGTTAAATGGTCAACCAGACTTCCAATAGAAAAA of Flavobacterium marginilacus contains these proteins:
- a CDS encoding class I SAM-dependent methyltransferase, producing the protein MNKIEDQIKGYYSSKIKQFGATPQGVDWNSVESQELRFEVLSSLINNQDHFSILDYGCGFGSMLTYFETKYQSFEYIGFDVSEDMITVALNKFSTKQNVKWSTRLPIEKTDYVIASGIFNVKLENTNEDWLTYILETLMKIDESCVKGFSFNVLTKYSDKEYMKDYLYYADPLLLFDYCKKNFSKNVALLHDYNLYEFSIIVRK